From Bradyrhizobium sp. NDS-1, the proteins below share one genomic window:
- a CDS encoding GIY-YIG nuclease family protein — protein MPQGSVYVLVSPNSDYIKIGRTERPIAERLRGINGGEAYAPHGPWELSDFVHVTDCTAVESALHRHFHTRNVEVEGTRELFSVAPHEAREQLRSISELLRAYHERTDQLFHNPEVSLFLFRLFQLSGLYGNLDIQGAWTLSVLPQTNGGRWFTLNIGSHEVAFSTRTPADGKFSHYLVLDRLILEYPKTIMWLGQRAGDVQPADYKAAERVVSLSFDEDFAKAGRIFALDGVRRHGRLLG, from the coding sequence ATGCCGCAGGGGTCTGTCTACGTACTCGTTTCACCAAATAGCGATTACATAAAAATCGGCCGCACCGAACGGCCCATCGCTGAACGCCTTCGAGGAATAAATGGCGGTGAGGCGTACGCTCCCCATGGTCCGTGGGAATTGTCAGATTTCGTGCACGTCACGGACTGCACCGCAGTAGAGAGCGCGCTTCACCGTCACTTTCATACCCGAAACGTGGAAGTCGAAGGGACGCGGGAGCTATTCAGCGTGGCTCCGCACGAGGCTAGAGAACAATTGCGCTCGATTAGCGAACTGCTTCGCGCCTATCACGAGAGGACGGATCAGCTCTTCCACAATCCTGAAGTCAGCCTGTTTCTTTTTCGCTTATTCCAGCTTTCGGGATTGTACGGCAACCTCGACATTCAGGGCGCGTGGACCTTAAGCGTTCTCCCGCAGACCAACGGAGGGCGTTGGTTCACATTAAACATCGGGTCTCACGAAGTCGCTTTCAGCACTCGAACACCTGCGGACGGAAAGTTCTCGCACTACCTCGTGCTTGACCGTCTCATTTTGGAGTATCCCAAAACGATCATGTGGCTCGGCCAACGTGCTGGGGATGTTCAACCGGCCGACTACAAAGCTGCTGAACGTGTAGTAAGTCTGAGTTTCGACGAGGATTTCGCAAAGGCCGGACGCATCTTCGCCCTCGACGGAGTTCGGCGCCATGGTCGCTTATTGGGCTGA
- a CDS encoding tyrosine-type recombinase/integrase, whose amino-acid sequence MNRLLKATRSCRSSAITQIVQFALATGMRRGEIANMQWKDAVTHDQAKSIA is encoded by the coding sequence TTGAACAGGTTATTGAAAGCCACTCGTTCTTGCCGAAGCTCAGCGATTACGCAGATAGTCCAGTTCGCGCTCGCCACTGGGATGAGGCGAGGCGAAATCGCCAATATGCAGTGGAAGGACGCCGTGACGCATGACCAAGCAAAGTCGATTGCGTGA